A segment of the Candidatus Pelagisphaera phototrophica genome:
AATTGGCGCTTAAGTTTTAGGCGAATTCAAATCTGTCGCATAGCTCACCCAAACGGGATACCGTATTGGCGTCCTCCGCCGTAGATCCATTCGCACATGCAAAATGAGCGGCCATCCAGCCAGCATTTCGGGCTCCGAGAACATCCTGATTGTAGTGGTCTCCTACGTGGAGAATATTGCCTGGCTTAATGCTTAGAGAGTTGGCCGCAAAATCAAAAATGCCTCGGTCTGGTTTTTCGGATCCGATCTCGCACGAAATGAAGAGGTAGGAAAATCGGTCCTGTAACCCGTGGTCGAGGAGAACGGATCGAACGCGTGCGTCCCAATTCGTTAGCAACACGAATGGGGTTCCCTGGCCGTCTAGAAAGTCGAAGATATCGAATGCCCCTTCGTTTAGTCTCCATCGGCTTCCTTTAGCAAACTCCTGCCATAGCTCTGCGAATACGGTCTCGAAATTATCGGGCAGCGAAGTTAGCCGCCGGATTGATTCTGCAACCACCGTTTTCCAATAGGCACGTTCACGAATTTCAGGTTCGAGGATGGAGGGGTCTTTTTTGACCTTTTTGAACGAAGCTTGGAAGGCCTGCTCCAATTGGTGGGAATCGAGCACTAGCTCGTGTGCCGCGAGCACCTCTTGGTAAATTACTCCGACCGAAGGCTTGGGAAAAAGGAGTGTTCCCGCGGCGTCGAACGAAATCGCTTCAACGAGGTTGGACACGATCAAAGTTCCCCCAATTTTCGTAGCAGGTCGTAGGAGTAGATTCCGGTGTTGTGCCCGTCGGAGAAATGAAATCGAAAGGCGTAGCTGCCAACCGGAGTCCACGATTCGATTTCGACTTGCGAGTGGTCCTTCCCTGCCTCGCCGCCATATTGCGTGCCAAAGATGTCCTTTTCCCCAGACACTGAAGCGCTGGGAGAATTGGCCCGGAGTTTAGGCGAGTCGATGTAGCTCTCTTTGCCATCTTCCCAAGCGATCGCTAGTTCGGAACCAATCAGCTGCATGTTTTTTGGTGGAATCATTTTCAGGAAACTAAGACTTGAATTTAGATTTTCAATGCCGGGCTTGATATCGTAACGCGGAAATTAGGGACTAATTCCTTTGATCCCCTCTAGATTCCGCGGTTTGGAAACCGGGCGGTAAAAAGCCCGCTAAACGAAGCCCCGTTCGAAAAATGTTCATACTTAAGATGGGTCAAGGTGGCGAAATATTTTGACAAGGTGGGGAGAAATGGGGAGTTTTGGGGGAATTATTTAGGAACCTCATAAAATTCACCCATGTCATCCCACACCAGAACGATCTACGTTGGCCAACACCAGCGTAACTTGGATTCGAAGAGTCGCTTAGCGATTCCTTCGAAGTGGCGATTTGATGGAGATTCAGATGATGGATATTTGGCACTGCCTGATCCCAGTGGTTGCATTCTGGTACTTCCGCCGCAGCAGGCGGCGAAGCTGTACGATAAAATTGAAGCGCAGCAGCTAAGTGACGAGGACGCTCAGGAGTTGCAGGATAAAGTATTTTCACAAGCTACTTTTTTTAGCTGTGACAAGCAAGGCCGGATCAATTTGCCGGAGGATCTCCTATTACACTCTGGAATTGAAAAAGAGGCGATCCTTGTAGGGCGTATGGTTAACTTCCGAATTTGGAGCCCTGAAAGATGGGCGAACATCGATCCCAAATCGAACAATGAAGATTTGGGCAAACTAATGAAGCGAGCTAACTGGTAGAGGAGGGGTCCACGCATGATAAAGAGACGAAACTCAATAATTTTATCGATCTTCGGATTTACTTCCGACCGCCTAAGTCGAGGTGATGGGATAGGTCGACTCCAGCTTTTTGGAATGAGTGGGACCTTCGGCCACGGAGTTGAGCACCACCGCGACAATTGGGAGATTGGTGATCCGGCTCCTGACAAAGTGACGGTTCGTAAGAGCATGAAAGACCTGGCCAACCAACGGAGGTCCGAAGCGAGCGATCGAATTACTGAGCAGAGGGAAAAAGGCTTCTATGATTTCAAATTTAGATAGCTTCCTTTCAAACGCGCCGATGGAGGGTCACGTTCCAGTACTTTCGCAAGAAACGCTGACTTTTCTCGATCCCAAAGGCGGAGGGGTCTATCTGGACTGCACCTTCGGTGGTGGAGGCCACACGCGGATGATCCTAGAAGCGGCCGACACAAGCGTTGTTGCTCTGGATCAAGACCCGCAAGCAATCGAGCGAGCGGATCAATTTACTCAAGAATTTGGCGACCGATTTCAGTTTCGCCGCATGAATTTCGCAAATCTGGAGAATTTAGAAGAGGGGCCCTTCGACGGCATCCTATTTGACTTTGGAGTCTCCTCTTTTCAACTCGATCAGTTAGATCGTGGCTTTTCCTTTAGAGGAGAAGCTCCCCTTGATATGCGAATGAATCCCGAAACGGGGATTTCAGCTGCTGACTGGCTCGCGTCTGCGAGTCGGCGAGAGCTGATACAAGCAATCCGCGCTTACGGAGAAGAAAAAAACTGGCGGCGCATCGTCGACGCTATCATCGAAGCCAGGACCCAGTCACCACTCAAAGCCACCCAAGACCTGTCGGAACTTATCCTATCCTGCACTCCGGCAAGGCTGCGTTTTGCTTCGAAAATCCATCCCGCTACGAAAACCTTCCAAGGGATTCGAATAGCGGTTAATAACGAGATCGATGTCATCGAAGTCGGACTCCCAGCTGCGTTCAAGCGGTTAAAGCCAAACGGCAGATTGTGTGTGATTAGCTTTCATTCGTTGGAAGATCGAATCGCAAAGAATCTGTTTCGGCGATGGGCGGGACGACCGGAGCCGGGAGATAATCGGCCCCAAGACATGCGTGAAGTAAAGGCGGAGTTGCTTACCCGCCGCCCAGCAGTAGCCGGTGATGCGGAAGTCGCGGTAAATTCGCGGAGTAGATCCGCGAAACTCAGAGTGCTAAGGAAGGCGGAGTCGTGAGGCATAATAACCACCAACACAATAAGGAGTAGCAGGATAATGAATAACAGTATTACACTTAAAGAAGCGCTGAATCGTCAATTCGTGGCCTTGACCATACATTTGCCATTGGAAAGTGGCGCATTTGAATACAAAAGAAGCGAGGCAATCGGCTCGAATAAACCATCAATTTCGTTCAAGTCATTCGATAGAGCGTATCCGGTGTTTCAGGATTCGTCTTCGTCGACTTTGGAAGCCAGATGAATCGGAAATCAAATAATTCCCGCAAGGCTAATCGAATTCTGAATCGCCTGATTCTTTATTCCTTGACCTCACTAGCCCTCGTCGGAGGGTTCGGCGTTTTGACCGTTTGGATGCGGCACCAGACGTCGCAAACGGCGAACCGGCTTCACGCGATCGAGCAAAAGATTGTAGAAGAGCGTCGATCGCTTTCCCAATTAGATGTCCAACTGGCGATAGCGATGTCGACAGATCGGCTCATGGACTTGAATCGAAAACTCAATCTGGATCTTCGGGAACCCGTTTATACTCAGATTGTACACGTAACGGAGAACGTTGAATCGCGGTTGTACGAAAAGAGCGCGAATAGCGTTTTCACCGCATCCCTTTCTACAGGTAATTAGTGGCTAATGGCGAAGAGCTTTGCTCCAAGAATAAGATTCTGGACGCTCGCTTTGTGTATGCTTTTTGGATACGGGGCGATAGGGTATCGCCTAGTCAAATTGCACGTAGTTGATGCCCCTCGACTGACCAAGGAATTGCAAAACAGCCGGTATCGGGTGATTCCTCTAAATTCGAGAAGAGGGGATATTTTCACCTATGATCTCAATGGTGGAAAGGAATTGTTTGCTACCAGTCAAACGCTGCTGGAAGTAGGAATTGACCCTACACTGTTGCAGGAAAAGGACTTGGGTAAGCTTTCCAAGCTAAGTCTGCTGCTGGGGAAGGAACTATGGGATGTAGAAAAAGGGTTCGGCGTAGTTGAAAACCGATTGCCTGAGAGTCAAAAATCTGGTCGAGAAAGATGGCGGTTATTGGCGAGGAGGATTGACGAAGCAACCTACCAGAAAATCGTAGATTTAGAGATCTCCGGGTTGTATGGAACGCGGAAATACGAGCGGGTATATCCTAAGAAATCGCTAGCTTCCCATGTGGTCGGACTCGTTCGGCGGGATGGCGAATCCGTATTCGGGATAGAGAAAGAGTTTGATTTCTACCTGAGTGGGCAGCGTGGCTGGCGTGAGTCAGAAGTTACGGCAGGCCAGGAAATGGCGCAATTTAGAAGACGTTATGTCCCAGCGAGGGACGGTATGAGCCTGGCCTTGTCGATTGACTCGTATGTGCAGCACCAGATCGAGGCGGAACTCTATCTAATAGCGCAAGAGTACCAGCCAGAATCAGCGTGTATCATTGTTTCCGATCCGTATAGCGGATTCCTGTTAGGTCTCGCAAATTACCCGACGTTTGATCCTAACCACTACACAAAATTCGATCAATCGAACCATAAGAATCGAGCGATGACTGATCCGATCGAACCAGGTTCAACCTTTAAGATCGTTGCCGCGAGCGCTGCTTTGGAGGAGAACGTGGTAGATATTCAATCGGAGTTTGACTGTTCGCTTCCGACACTGAGGATGCCAAATGGGTATGTCGCAAAACTGCCAAAAGACTGGAAGACTTTTGGGGTTCTCTCGGTCGAGGGAATCGTTACCTATTCGTCGAATCGCGGGGCTGCCCACTTAGGAACGCTTGTGGGCTCAGAAAAGTTCTACGAGTATGTAAGAAGATTTGGATTTGGCGAAAAGACAGGCCTGGACATTGGAATTGAATCCAGAGGGATTCTTCACCCCGTTCGGAATTGGGATGGGCTGACGCTTTCACGAATGACGATGGGCCACGCCATATCGGCGACACCCTTGCAGATTCATTACGCTATGGCGTCGGTGGCAAATGGAGGTTTGCTAATGCGTTCTCAAGTGGTTTCCCGGATATTGGATACTGAAAACAAGGAGGCGGTGACCTATGGCCCGATGGTGAAGCGCCGCGTCATTTCAAGTGAAACGGCCAAGACCCTGTCTCAGCTTCTCGTTAAGACCGCTTCCCCTGGAGGGACGGCCCATGGGGCGTTTATTTCGGGCTATCGTGTTGCCGGGAAAACGGGTACCGCGCAAAAGATCGTTGATGGGCGGTACTCTTCCCATCATCACGTCGGCTCATTTTCCGGATTTTTCCCTGCAGATGACCCCAGTGTGGTAATTACTGTGATTGTTGACGGATCAAGGACCGACATGCCGGTGTCAGGAAGTGGAACGGCTGTGCCCTCTTTCAGGCGCATATCAGAGAAGCTGATTCCCTACTATGCGATATCACCTAGAGAAGAGAGCTCAGCCTTTGCGCTGAGTGGGAGACCAACTTCGGTGGAAACAAGCAATTGATTCTAGGGAGATGGGCAAATTGAGAAGCCGACCGACAATGGAACAATATAAGATTGGGTGTCGAATGGAAAGACTGAAGAAAATGAGTGGCAGCGGGAAGAGCCTAAGTAAGTTGATAAAGAAAAGTGGGGCCAAATTAAAGCGCGGTTCTCCTGACCCTATTGTGACTCGACTGGTGATCGACAGTAGACGTGTTACGCCTGGGAGCCTGTTTTTCGCTCTTCCTGGACTCAGGCAGGATGGCAGCGCGTTTATTGACGAGGCTCTTCGAAGAGGGGCTGTCGGTGTCGTCTCGAGCGAGCCTCGACGGTTCGGGAATTCGAAAGCGGTATTTGTCCAAGCGGATGATCCGCGTCTGACTTTAGCAAAGGTAGCGAGGCGTTTTTTTGGCAAGCCTGACAAGGATATCGATTTATTTGGAATAACGGCTACGAATGGGAAAACTACGGTATCCTATTTGGCGAAACACTTCCTTTCCCTCGATGGCGTAAAAACGGGATGCCTGGGGACTATTGGGTATGACCTGGTCGATCGAGTCCTCCCTTCGTTTCGAACAACTCCCGAGGCACATGAGTTGTGCGAACTGCTTTCGCAGATGAGGGATTTCGGCTGTACCCGTGCCGTCATGGAAGTCAGCTCGCATGGAATCGACCAACTCAGGATAGCAGAGCTGAAATTTAAAGTAGGGGTCTTTCTGAATCTGACTCGTGACCATTTAGACTATCATGGGGACATGGAGAACTATTTCGCGGTCAAAAGACGCTTCATTGATGGAGAGATTGGCACTGTACCCAAAAAATTAGTATTGAACGTAGATGACACTTATGGTCGTCGTCTAGCGGACGAGCATAAAGAGGAGTCCACTATTACTTTTGGCACATCCAAACAGGCACGGCTTAGGGCTACGGATATTGAATTAGCTCCGGACGGAGCGACTTTCACGCTGGAATGGGACGGCAAACGGTATCTCGTCAACTCGCCTCTTATCGGGCTATACAATGTGAGCAATACCTTGGCCGCTCTTTCAATGGCTGTTCTAGGAGACGTTCCGGTCGAGAAATGTATTGGTAGTTTGAATTCGTTTGGAGGAATTCCGGGAAGAATGGAACGCGTCATTACCGGGCAGCCTTTTGAAGTTGTAGTGGACTATGCTCATACTGGAAATGCCTTGGAAAACGCCTTGAAAATGCTTCAAGAGATCACTCCTGGAAAGGTAAAAGTCGTCTTTGGATGTGGCGGAGATCGCGATCGTGGAAAACGGGTCGAGATGACGAAAGTTTCCACGGAATTGGCAGACTATTGCTGGGCCACAACCGATAATCCGCGTTCGGAGGTGCAAGAGCAAATATTTGATGATATGCGGGAAGGGATATCGGATCACTCGAAGATTGAATTTGTATTGGATCGTAGAAGGGCAATCGAATTGGCTCTGAAAAGCGCTGATCCGGGAGATTGTGTTTTGATTGCGGGAAAGGGACATGAGCCTTTTCAGGAATACGGTGACACCGTGGTTCCTTTCGATGACAGAAAGGTTGCAAGGGAGTTGTTGGAGTCGATGAAATTGGGTGGACGAATCTGAAATGGTAGGATTGGACGGAAGCGATCTCTTGAGATGGAGTAACGGAGAGTGGTTGGGCGAACCGCCTTTAAAGTCCATCAAAGGATTTGCGTACGATACGAGACTTTTGAAAAAAGGAGATCTTTTTGTAGCTTTTAAAACGAACCAAAGAGATGGGCATGATTTTCTTGCAGATGCGCGGGCTAAGGGTGCAATAGGGGCAATCGTTCAGAAAAAAATGGAGTTCAGCAGACGCTTTCCCTTGTTGTGCGTAGACGACACATTAAAGGCTTTTCAGGCGATTGCTCAAGGATTTCGCGAAACGTGGAATTTCCCTGTGGTGGCGATTACGGGAAGCTGTGGCAAAACAACTACTAAGGAACTGCTTTGCCATTTGCTGGGAGGATTTCCTGTGGCCCAAGGAACCAGAGGCAATCTCAACAATTTGATTGGAGTGCCGTCTACCCTGCTTGAAATCAACTCAAATGAATGTCGCTTTGCCGTTATTGAGGCAGGGATAAGCGAGCGAGGGGAAATGAAGACTCTCGTGGATACAATCAATCCCGATCGAGTGATTTTTACTGCGATTGGGCCTTCTCATTTGGAGGGGCTCGGCTCAGTGGAAGGTGTTGCGAGAGAGAAGGGTATACTTGCGCGTAAGGCCAGGACGAAAACGGTTTACCTCGGAGAGACCTGTCGACTGTATCGGGAACACTTGAATGCCGAAGAAGGTATTTTCGTCTTAGAATCAGAATCGTCAGTTGGCCCATCGGGATGGAATTATCAAATCGAGAACGTAGGATCCGGTATGCGATTGAGTTTTGGACACAGGGATGAATCCTACTTTGTAGAGGGAACAGGACGAGGATTGGCATCGAATGCCGCTCTGGCCATTGCGGTTTCTAGGAGTTTTGATGTTTCTCCCGAAAGTGTCCAGGAGCGATTGGCAAAATGGAAGCCTAGCGGGATGAGAGGCGAGTGGATCGAAGTAGGGGAATCCCGAGTGTATTTGGATTGCTACAACGCCAATCCATTGTCCATGCTCGATTCCCTCAATAATTTCAGAACCCTTGCGGAACCAGCTGAAAATAGGCTGTATGTCATCGGCAGTATGGAAGAATTGGGTTCCGAGTCAGAAGAATGGCATAAGCGGCTTGGTTCCGAGCTTTGCTTGAGACCGCGTGACAGGGCCTATCTAATTGGGAAGGGATCGGACTGGGTTTTAGAGGGAATTCAAGTTTCCAATAGGTCGAGGGGACACGTAGAAAAACTCGAAAGCCTAGAAACATTGAAGCGAGTTCTGGCAGAATTTGAAGGAGATGTCTTTTTGAAAGGAAGCCGCAAATATCGACTTGAGACAGTGATGGAGTACCTTCCAAAAATAGCTGTCGATGAAAGGACTCCATGCTAAGCTACCTATCCCAGTACGAGGAAGTTTTTGGTCCTCTGCGACTCTTGCGGTTTCTGACCCTGCGAATGCTATTTGCAGCGGGGACAGCGTTATTTATTGGATACATCTTAGGGCCTTGGTTGATCGGACTTTTGGGAAGGCTTAGTTTTCAGCAAAGCTTTCGCGATGAATCAGAGGTGGGAAAGCTGGCAGAGTTGCATTTGGGCAAGAAGAACACGCCGACTATGGGGGGACTTCTGATATTCGTCTCGGTCAGCGTGAGCGTTTTGCTATGGGCCCAATTTAATGTTTGGACTCTGACAGCTCTCTTCGTCTACACCAGTTTAACGTCGCTAGGCTTCCTCGATGACTACCTGAAGGTTTCGAAGCGCAACAGCAAAGGGTTCCCGTCGAGAGGGAAACTGATTTGGCAAGGCCTGACCGCTGCCGCTACCTTAGTTATTCTCCTTAACAACCCGATGAGTGTGGACAAAGTTCAGGAGCTTTGGCTGCCATTCGTTAAGAATGCGGTGATGACTCAGATGCCCTTGTGGGCATTGTTCGGGTTTCTGTTTCTGGTTCTAGTTGGGGCGAGCAATGCCATAAACGTTACTGACGGAGTAGACGGATTGGCGATAGGGTGCACTATTACAGTGGCTATTGTCTACTCGATTATGGCGTATGCAGCAGGCAATTTCATCATTTCAGAATACCTGCTTATCTCTCATGTGCCTGGGGTGGGCGAATTGGGTATCATTTGTGCTGCGATTGTAGGGGGCGGATTGGCTTTTCTTTGGTACAATGCCCATCCCGCTGAGATATTCATGGGGGATACGGGATCGCTGGCTTTAGGAGGATTAGTCGGTGTGATCGCATTTATGACTCATCAAGCGGTAACTCTCATACTTGTTGGGGGTATTTTCGTTATGGAGACGGTGTCTGTCATCCTGCAGGTAATGTCATTCAAGAGTACCGGGAAACGGATTTTTAGAATGGCTCCCATTCATCACCATTTTGAGCTTAAAGGCTGGGCTGAAACTAAGGTGGTAATCCGGTTTTGGATACTTTCTCTAATTTTCGCGTTTGCAGGTTTGGCGACTTTGAAAATCCGATGAGTCTACTGACCGCACAGCTCCCTGAATGGCTTGAGACCTGTCTAGATTCGCAGGTGGCTATTTTAGGCTCGGGCAAAAGTGGGATAGGAGTGAAAGCCCTGATCGAGAAATTGGGAGGGAATGCTCTCCTCTATGATGAAGGAGAGCATGTGGGAGAAGAGAGACTGTTTGACGATTCTTCGGCTACAGCTGCCGGTTTAGTTGTTTGTAGTCCCGGGTTTCAACGTGATCACGTGTGGATCGAGCGAGCGCGACAGAATGGCTGCCGCGTAATTCCCGAGTTTGACCTGGGAGCGTCGCTCTGGCAGGGCCCATTGATTGCGGTGACGGGAACGAACGGTAAAACGACACTGACCTCATTCTTGCAAGAGGCATTCTCCCATACGGGGATTGAATCCTTTGCGGTTGGCAATATTGGAAAGCCGCTCTGCGGACTGTTGGCGGAGGATTGCAATCCAGAGGCAATTGCGGTTTGTGAGATCAGTTCTTTCCAGTCTGAGCAGATCGGAGAGTTGAAGGCGGATCATGTGCTATGGACCAATTTCGACCAAGATCACCTGGATCGACATGGTTCGATGCCAGCGTACTTCAGGAGTAAATACAGACTGGTTGCCAACGCCAGGAACGATTCGCTGTTTGTGGATTCCTCGGTTTATGACTATGGATTTGGAATCGGGCTGGATCTGCCTAAAGCGGCAATCGTTACATCGAATCATAGTGCAGCGGAATTGGGTTTGAGAGGTAGCGTTTTTGAGACTGAACCCGAGAAAAGCACCTACTTGATGGCGCGCGCATTGTGGTTATCCCTTGAGCTTGATGAGAGTTTGCTTGTAGAGGCAGCCCACCTTTTTGAGAAGGCGCCGCACCGGATGCAATACTTGGGTGAGAAGGAGGGAATTCGTTTTTGGGACGATTCCAAAGCGACGAATTTTCATGCGGTTTTGGGTGGTTTGAAACGTTTTGAGAAGCCGGTTGTTTGGCTGGGAGGGGGCGAGAGCAAAGGTGGTGACATCGAGGATTTTGCCAGACGCATTGCACCCAAGTTAAAATACGCCTCGCTCATTGGAAAGACGGCGATCCAATTGAGCAAAGCGTTGAACCGTGATCGCATCGAAACAACTATTCACGATTCTTTGGAGGAAGCGGTCTCAAAGGCGTTTGCAACTGCCGCGCTCGAAGATAATATCGTCTTTAGCCCTGGCTTTGCGAGTTTCGATATGTTTGAAAATTACGTACAAAGAGGTGAGGCGTTTCGAAAGGCTATTGACTGTTTATAAGGAGAGAGGAGCATAAGAAATGTTAGGACCTGGTGAGAAAGAGATTAAGATGAAATTATTGCGAATCGGAGTCATTGCGGGGGCCCATGTGATCGTTATCGCGATCCTCTACTTGATGAGTGGGTTTGGAAACAGTGGATTGAAAGACAGTAGAGTGTCGGCAGCCGGCGCCAACGGTATAGTAAATTGGTCTAGCGAAGATCCGAATGCTCTTGCTCCCACCGTTAGCGGCACTGGTTTTGATTCGAAAGCCAGTGAATTGACCGGGTTCAATGCGGGTGATGGAAGCTCTGTCAATCGGGCAACGCTTCCCGAGATCTCAAGTAAGCAGAGATTCGAGCCGAGACGTCCGGGGGGATCGGAAAAAGCCAGTCCCCCAGCATCGACTCCTTCGAGAGGAAATGTTGATAGTGGTGTTCTAACGCCTATAGGTCGTAGTCCTGCAGAAGGAAGTGGGGCGGGACAGCCGCAAAACATAATAGCCCCAAGCAGCACGTCGCAGTTTATCCGATATGCAGTGCGAAGTGGGGACAGTATTTGGGGAATAACGCAGAAGTTTGGCGTTTCACAAAGCCAGCTCCAGTTCATGAATCCAGGATTGACAGTAAATATTCAGCCAGGACAAGTTCTCAATGTTCCTAGGTCGGGTCAGGCTCCTGAACCGATAAGTGGTTCAGCCCAACCGGCATCGGTTGTCGATGGGAGTATTTACGTGGTGAAAAGCGGCGATGCTCTTTCCCGGATTGCTGCGAACCAGGGAGTTACGTTGAGCGCGCTTCGAGCAGCTAACAACTTGAGCGGCGACTTGATCAGAGTGGGTCAAAAACTCGTAATCCCAAATGGACGCAAGTCGAGTATTGCTTCAAGCCCCTTGAGGAAGCAGGGGCTCCAGATCGTGGTTGCACCAGGTGACACCGTGTCTTCGATTGCCATCGGGTACAATGTTTCGGCCAAAGACCTGATTCTGCATAATGACATTCAAAACCCAGCCCGAATTAATCCCGGGCAAACGCTTTTCATCCCAAGTAGCCTTTCTAACAGGCCTCGTTCATCGCCGCCTCCGGTTGTTGTCGAAAAGAGAGACCCTGTGCCTACGCTAAGTATAATACCAGAAGATGCGCCGCTGATTCTTCCTGATGAAGACGACTTCCTTCAGGACGAAGGTTGGATTGAGCAACCAGTTATCCAAATAGAGAATTAACGGTATCCGGTTTTATTGGTATATGGCGAAGCGGAAGACGAAAGCGGTCCATACTGGGCATCATGGGGTTCTAAATCCTGCTGTTGCGATCGTTGTGTGCGTCTTCGCTTTGGCGATGCTTGGTGTGTCCGTTTTGTTTAGCGCGAGTCTTCCGATCGATATTAATAACCCCTATCAGATAATTGAGAAACAAATGATGTGGATGGGCATCACTTTCGTAGCTGGACTGATGG
Coding sequences within it:
- a CDS encoding LysM peptidoglycan-binding domain-containing protein, producing the protein MKLLRIGVIAGAHVIVIAILYLMSGFGNSGLKDSRVSAAGANGIVNWSSEDPNALAPTVSGTGFDSKASELTGFNAGDGSSVNRATLPEISSKQRFEPRRPGGSEKASPPASTPSRGNVDSGVLTPIGRSPAEGSGAGQPQNIIAPSSTSQFIRYAVRSGDSIWGITQKFGVSQSQLQFMNPGLTVNIQPGQVLNVPRSGQAPEPISGSAQPASVVDGSIYVVKSGDALSRIAANQGVTLSALRAANNLSGDLIRVGQKLVIPNGRKSSIASSPLRKQGLQIVVAPGDTVSSIAIGYNVSAKDLILHNDIQNPARINPGQTLFIPSSLSNRPRSSPPPVVVEKRDPVPTLSIIPEDAPLILPDEDDFLQDEGWIEQPVIQIEN